CTCCAGGGCCACGGCCTCAACTAGGCCACTCGCTGGTCCCCAGTGGGGCAGGAAAAATTGCTCCAGGGAAATGGCTGAATGTTCGGGGGAAAATGGAACCGCTGAGGCCGCGTCCTTGTGGGGTGTCCCCGCCCATTTGGGGCTCGCGGCTTGGAGGGactggggctgggaggagcaggcCAGGCAGCCGCGGCCACTTCCACCCCCACCCAGGGCTGGGCGTTAGGTGCCCTCTCGGAAGCTGTGGATCTGGGTGGAGTACCTCTGCAGGTGGCCCTGGGGCTGGGCCTCGGTGGCCCCCAACGTGCCCCCAGccgcctgctgctgctgctgctgctggtagTGCTGGTAGAGCTTGGGgcccggcccctccaggcccggGAGGCGGCTGCTGGACATGGTCAGGATGGTGGCCGTCAGTGATTTGATGTAGTTCTTGGCCAGTGTGAGTGTCTCGATCTTGGAGAGCTTCTTATCGGCGCGCACGTGCGGGATGACTTCACGGAGGGCCTGGAAGGCGTTATTGAGCTTATGCATCCGCTGCCGCTCCCTCTCGTTGCTCTCCAGCCGCCGCTGGATGCTGCTGTCACGACGGCCACCGGGTCCCGAGGGGCCTGGACGCCTGCGCCCGCCCTCGCCCCTCGCCCCTGCTGCAGCCCGGGCCGGCCGGCTCCGCAGACCCTTGGACGGCTCTGGCCCCGGGTTCGGCAGGGACCCCTCTGGCGTCCCCTCCCCAGGGGTGACCTCTGTGTGCTGCACCGGGGCCCGGCGCCGCGGGGGCCGGTTCTTGGTCTTCATGGCCCTGGACTGGCTGTCCCAGGAGGTGGCGGCGGGGAGGTGAGGCCCTTGGAGCTGAAATCCAGAACACAGGACACTCTGTGGTCACCCCCACATGGCCAGGGGACCC
The nucleotide sequence above comes from Macaca nemestrina isolate mMacNem1 chromosome 4, mMacNem.hap1, whole genome shotgun sequence. Encoded proteins:
- the LOC105497817 gene encoding class A basic helix-loop-helix protein 15, whose product is MKTKNRPPRRRAPVQHTEVTPGEGTPEGSLPNPGPEPSKGLRSRPARAAAGARGEGGRRRPGPSGPGGRRDSSIQRRLESNERERQRMHKLNNAFQALREVIPHVRADKKLSKIETLTLAKNYIKSLTATILTMSSSRLPGLEGPGPKLYQHYQQQQQQQAAGGTLGATEAQPQGHLQRYSTQIHSFREGT